Proteins encoded in a region of the Panicum hallii strain FIL2 chromosome 3, PHallii_v3.1, whole genome shotgun sequence genome:
- the LOC112885500 gene encoding glucan endo-1,3-beta-glucosidase GII-like, which produces MPPSCSLQALCCSGIDAIIDETNLNALVSDTSGWVQANFQLYLGNVLFKYSTVGNEVEGGDTQKILPAMQNHNTARSLRQASAASRCQGLSKWACLPPPPCLRLTAHSPTHGHGGPIVKFLASNGSPLLANVYPWPTRVQMAQLRALQAKLTDIEWT; this is translated from the coding sequence ATGCCACCATCCTGCAGCCTGCAAGCCCTCTGTTGCTCAGGCATCGATGCCATCATCGACGAGACAAACCTCAACGCCCTCGTCTCTGACACATCCGGTTGGGTGCAGGCCAACTTCCAGCTATACTTGGGCAATGTTTTGTTCAAGTACAGCACCGTCGGCAACGAGGTCGAAGGCGGTGATACGCAGAAGATCCTCCCGGCCATGCAGAACCACAACACCGCGCGCTCTCTGCGGCAGGCCTCAGCAGCATCAAGGTGTCAAGGGCTGTCAAAATGGGCGTGCTTGCCGCCACCTCCTTGCCTTCGTCTGACGGCGCACTCGCCGACCCATGGTCATGGAGGTCCCATCGTCAAGTTCTTGGCGAGCAACGGTTCACCGCTGCTGGCCAACGTCTACCCTTGGCCTACAAGGGTGCAAATGGCTCAACTACGCGCTCTTCAAGCTAAGCTCACAGACATCGAATGGACCTGA